The proteins below come from a single Solea solea chromosome 6, fSolSol10.1, whole genome shotgun sequence genomic window:
- the slc12a5a gene encoding solute carrier family 12 member 5 isoform X3 has translation MLNNLTDTEEGDGGAQSQGDSNPKESSPFINSSDVAAEKSQQYDGKHMALFEEEMDTSPMVSSLLSSLANYSNLPQGSKEHEEAENNEAESSRKKPVKAPQLGTLMGVYLPCIQNIFGVILFLRMTWLVGIGGVIGTFVIVFMCCTTTMLTAISMSAIATNGVVPAGGSYYMISRSLGPEFGGAVGICFYLGTTYAGAMYILGAIELLLIYIVPQAAIFPLEGLEGAEGEAALLNNMRVYGTILLTSMATVVFVGVKYVNKLALVFLACVILSILAVYAGVIKTAVEPPVFPVCLLGNRTLVWKTFDVCAKTMETANGTVTTQLWHMFCDSPLLNATCDKFFAANNVTQIQGIPGVTSGILAENLFGTYYEKGDLIARINMESVTEQDDPLTNSNRYVLADITSFFTLLVGIYFPSVTGIMAGSNRSGDLRDAQKSIPVGTIAAITTTSFVYMTSVILFGACIEGVVLRDKFGEGVHGNLVIGTLAWPSPWVIVIGSFFSTCGAGLQSLTGAPRLLQAIAKDGIVPALRIFGHGKANGEPTWSLLLTACICETGILIASLDAVAPILSMFFLMCYMFVNLACALQTLLRTPNWRPRFKFYHWTLSFLGMSLCLTLMFLCSWYYAIVAMVIAGSIYKYIEFAGAEKEWGDGIRGLSLSAARYALMRLEEGPPHTKNWRPQLLVLVSTDGEQNVEQPRLLSLTNQLKAGKGLTIVGTALVGTYLENSDQAQRAEQALRKLMETEKVKGFCQVTVSSNLRDATSHLLQASGLGGLRHNAVLVSWPRNWKQGDEHQTWRNFVELVRETTAASLALLVPKNIAAFPSNGERFSEGHIDVWWIVHDGGMLMLLPFLLRQHKVWRKCKMRIFTVAQLDDNSIQMKKDLTTFLYHLRIDAMVEVVEMHDGDISAYTYEKTLVMEQRSQMLKQINLTKTEREREIQSITDSSRGSIRRKHPAAVTTQLSVTEEPPAASKEEKPEEESKSASPPVSSSAQVQLIHDNTTPASPATPATPLTPTEAAKSPGEQVQMTWTEKCDGEPEKPPGAATPEGIKDIFNMKPEWENLNQSNVRRMHTALRLNEVIMKKSSEAKLVLLNMPGPPKNRTGDENYMEFLEVLTEGLNRVLLVRGGGREVITIYS, from the exons GTGACAGTAATCCCAAGGAGAGCAGCCCCTTCATCAACAGCAGTGATGTTGCCGCTGAAAAGAGCCAGCAGTATGACGGCAAGCACATGGCCTTGTTTGAG GAGGAGATGGACACCAGCCCCATGGTCTCATCTCTTCTCAGCAGCCTGGCCAACTACTCCAACCTGCCCCAAGGTAGCAAGGAGCACGAGGAGGCCGAGAACAACGAGGCCGAATCGTCACGCAAGAAACCCGTCAAG GCTCCACAGCTCGGCACTCTGATGGGCGTCTATCTGCCGTGCATCCAGAACATCTTTGGAGTGATCCTCTTCCTCAGGATGACCTGGTTGGTGGGAATCGGAGGAGTCATTGGGACCTTCGTCATTGTTTTCATGTGCTGCACCACA ACCATGCTGACTGCCATCTCGATGAGTGCCATCGCTACCAATGGAGTAGTGCCAG ctgGAGGCTCCTACTACATGATATCCCGTTCCCTGGGTCCCGAGTTTGGAGGAGCAGTGGGGATCTGTTTCTACCTGGGGACCACCTATGCTGGAGCTATGTACATCCTGGGGGCCATCGAGCTCCTCCTG ATCTACATAGTTCCCCAAGCAGCCATCTTTCCCTTGGAAGGGCTGGAAGGTGCCGAAGGGGAGGCGGCCCTGCTCAACAACATGCGGGTTTACGGAACCATCCTGTTGACCTCCATGGCCACGGTGGTGTTTGTTGGCGTAAAGTATGTCAACAAGTTGGCCCTGGTGTTTCTGGCCTGTGTCATTCTCTCCATCCTGGCCGTCTACGCCGGCGTCATCAAGACCGCCGTCGAGCCTCCCGTGTTCCC tGTGTGCCTCTTGGGGAATCgcactttggtgtggaagaccTTTGACGTGTGTGCCAAAACTATGGAGACGGCGAATGGGACAGTGACTACCCAGCTGTGGCACATGTTCTGTGATTCACCTCTCCTCAATGCTACCTGCGACAAGTTTTTCGCCGCCAACAATGTGACCCAGATCCAGGGCATCCCAGGAGTCACCAGCGGAATCCTGGCAG AGAACCTGTTTGGGACTTACTATGAGAAGGGAGACCTGATTGCCAGGATAAACATGGAGTCAGTGACAGAGCAGGACGATCCTTTGACCAACTCTAACCGCTACGTGTTGGCCGACATCACAAGCTTTTTCACACTGCTGGTCGGCATCTATTTCCCCTCTGTGACAG GGATCATGGCGGGCTCTAACCGCTCCGGAGACCTGCGTGATGCTCAGAAGTCCATCCCCGTTGGAACCATTGCAGCCATCACCACCACATCCTTTGTCT ACATGACCAGCGTGATTCTGTTTGGCGCCTGCATCGAGGGAGTTGTCCTCAGAGACAA GTTTGGGGAAGGGGTGCACGGGAACCTGGTGATCGGCACATTAGCTTGGCCGTCACCGTGGGTGATCGTGATTGGGTCTTTTTTCTCCACCTGCGGGGCCGGACTGCAGAGTCTGACTGGAGCTCCCCGGCTCCTGCAGGCCATCGCCAAGGATGGCATCGTGCCCGCCCTTCGG ATCTTTGGCCATGGGAAGGCCAATGGGGAACCCACATGGTCGCTCCTGCTAACAGCTTGTATCTGCGAGACCGGCATCCTCATTGCCTCCCTGGATGCAGTGGCTCCCATCCTCTCCAT GTTTTTTCTGATGTGCTACATGTTTGTGAACCTGGCCTGTGCCCTGCAGACGCTGCTGAGGACTCCAAACTGGAGACCTCGCTTCAAGTTCTACCACTG GACTCTGTCCTTCCTAGGAATGAGCTTGTGCCTCACGCTCATGTTCCTCTGCTCCTGGTATTATGCCATTGTCGCCATGGTAATCGCCGGCTCTATCTACAAGTATATTGAGTTTGCAGG TGCGGAGAAAGAGTGGGGTGATGGGATACGAGGTCTGTCGCTGAGTGCCGCGCGTTACGCCCTCATGCGCCTGGAGGAAGGTCCACCGCACACCAAGAACTGGAG GCCTCAGTTGCTGGTGCTGGTCAGCACAGACGGTGAGCAGAATGTGGAGCAGCCTCGCCTGctctctctgaccaatcagctgAAGGCAGGGAAGGGTCTGACTATCGTTGGCACAGCTTTGGTGGGAACTTACCTGGAGAACAGCGACCAGGCGCAGCGTGCAGAGCAA GCCCTGCGTAAACTGATGGAAACGGAGAAGGTGAAGGGTTTCTGTCAAGTGACTGTGTCTTCAAATCTGCGCGACGCTACATCCCATCTACTCCAGGCCAGTGGGCTGGGAGGCTTGAGACATAACGCTGTGCTGGTCTCCTGGCCCCGCAACTGGAAGCAGGGAGATGAGCATCAGACCTGGAGGAACTTTGTCG AGCTGGTGAGAGAAACCACAGCTGCTtccctggctctgctcgtcccGAAGAACATCGCGGCTTTCCCGTCCAATGGCGAGCGCTTTAGTGAGGGCCATATTGACGTATGGTGGATCGTCCATGATGGAGGCATGCTGATGCTCCTGCCCTTCCTCCTCCGCCAACACAAG GTGTGGAGGAAGTGCAAGATGCGCATCTTCACCGTGGCCCAGTTGGACGACAACAGCATTCAAATGAAGAAGGACCTGACCACATTCCTCTATCACCTCCGTATCGACGCCATGGTCGAAGTTGTGGAAATG CACGACGGCGACATCTCAGCTTACACCTACGAGAAGACCCTGGTGATGGAACAACGGTCGCAGATGCTCAAACAAATCAACCTGACCAAGACTGAGCGGGAGAGAGAA aTCCAGAGCATCACTGATTCATCCCGTGGGTCTATCCGCCGTAAACACCCGGCCGCTGTGACCACCCAGCTGAGTGTGACCGAGGAGCCGCCAGCAGCCAGCAAGGAGGAGAAGCCTGAGGAAGAG TCAAAGTCGGCCTCTCcccctgtgtcctcctctgctcAGGTCCAGCTCATCCATGACAACACCACGCCCGCCAGCCCCGCCACCCCGGCCACCCCGCTGACCCCCACAGAGGCGGCAAAGAGCCCCGGGGAGCAGGTCCAGATGACTTGGACCGAGAAGTGTGACGGCGAGCCTGAAAAACCACCCGGCGCAGCCACACCAGAGGGCATCAAAGACATCTTCAACATGAAGCC TGAGTGGGAGAACCT